The Micromonospora sp. WMMD961 genome has a segment encoding these proteins:
- a CDS encoding aldehyde dehydrogenase family protein, which yields MFEYAPAPESRSVVDLKPSYGLFIDGTFVDPTDGGSFKSINPASEEVLAEVAEAGAQDVERAVRAARTAYDKVWGPMPGRDRAKYLYRIARLIQERSRELAVLESLDNGKPIRESRDVDLPLVAAHFFYYAGWADKLEHAGFGPNPQPVGVAAQVIPWNFPLLMLAWKIAPALAAGNTVVLKPAETTPLTALLFAEICQQADLPAGVVNILTGAGDTGRALVEHPGVDKVAFTGSTDVGRAIARSVAGTRKKLTLELGGKAANIVFDDAPIDQAVEGIVNGIFFNQGHVCCAGSRLLVQENVADRVLESLKRRMAQLRVGDPLDKNTDVGAINSAAQLERIRELSDAGSAEGAERWSPPCELPDRGFWFAPTIFTGVTQAHRIAREEIFGPVLSVLTFRTPAEAVEKANNTPYGLSAGIWTDKGSRILWMADRLRAGVVWANTFNKFDPTSPFGGYKESGYGREGGRHGLEGYLNV from the coding sequence ATGTTCGAATACGCCCCCGCCCCCGAGTCCCGCTCGGTGGTGGACCTCAAACCCTCGTACGGGCTGTTCATCGACGGGACGTTCGTCGACCCGACCGACGGCGGCAGCTTCAAGTCGATCAACCCCGCCTCCGAGGAGGTGCTGGCCGAGGTCGCCGAGGCCGGCGCCCAGGACGTGGAGCGCGCGGTGCGCGCCGCCCGCACGGCTTACGACAAGGTGTGGGGTCCGATGCCGGGCCGGGACCGGGCGAAGTACCTGTACCGGATCGCCCGGCTCATCCAGGAGCGCTCCCGTGAGCTGGCCGTCCTGGAGTCCCTGGACAACGGCAAGCCGATCCGGGAGTCCCGCGACGTCGACCTGCCGTTGGTCGCCGCGCACTTCTTCTACTACGCCGGTTGGGCCGACAAGCTGGAGCACGCCGGCTTCGGGCCCAACCCGCAGCCGGTCGGGGTGGCCGCGCAGGTCATCCCGTGGAACTTCCCGCTGCTCATGCTCGCGTGGAAGATCGCCCCGGCGCTCGCCGCGGGCAACACCGTGGTGCTGAAGCCCGCCGAGACCACCCCGCTGACCGCGCTGCTCTTCGCGGAGATCTGCCAGCAGGCCGACCTGCCGGCCGGTGTGGTCAACATCCTCACCGGCGCCGGTGACACCGGGCGCGCCCTGGTCGAGCACCCCGGCGTCGACAAGGTGGCCTTCACCGGCTCCACCGACGTCGGCCGGGCCATCGCCCGGTCCGTCGCCGGCACCCGCAAGAAGCTCACCCTGGAGCTGGGCGGCAAGGCCGCCAACATCGTCTTCGACGACGCGCCCATCGACCAGGCCGTCGAGGGCATCGTCAACGGCATCTTCTTCAACCAGGGCCACGTCTGCTGCGCCGGCTCCCGACTGCTGGTCCAGGAGAACGTCGCCGACCGGGTGCTGGAGTCGCTGAAGCGGCGGATGGCCCAACTCCGCGTGGGCGACCCACTGGACAAGAACACCGATGTCGGCGCGATCAACTCCGCCGCCCAGTTGGAGCGGATCCGCGAGCTGTCCGACGCCGGTTCCGCCGAAGGCGCCGAGCGCTGGTCACCGCCGTGCGAGCTGCCCGACCGCGGCTTCTGGTTCGCGCCCACCATCTTCACCGGGGTCACCCAGGCCCACCGGATCGCCCGCGAGGAGATCTTCGGCCCGGTGTTGTCGGTGCTCACCTTCCGCACCCCGGCCGAGGCCGTGGAGAAGGCCAACAACACGCCGTACGGGCTGTCGGCCGGGATCTGGACCGACAAGGGCTCCCGGATCCTGTGGATGGCCGACCGGCTGCGCGCCGGCGTGGTCTGGGCCAACACGTTCAACAAGTTCGACCCCACCTCGCCGTTCGGTGGCTACAAGGAGTCGGGTTACGGTCGCGAGGGCGGCCGGCACGGGCTGGAGGGTTACCTCAATGTCTGA
- the deoC gene encoding deoxyribose-phosphate aldolase — MTATTTSARSELSELGRSETALRTFLHGLPGVDQVGAEQRAAQLGTRSIKTTAKAQAIDLAIRMVDLTTLEGADTPGKVRALAAKALRPDPADPSCPHVGAVCVYPAMVPHVAEVLRGSAVHLASVATAFPSGQAPLEIKLADTRAAVAAGADEIDMVINRGAFLAGRYKEVYDEIVATKEACGDAHLKVILETGELATYDNVRRASWLAMLAGGDFIKTSTGKVPVAATLPVTLVMLEAVRDFRAATGRQVGVKPAGGIKTTKDAIKYLVMVNETVGPDWLDPDWFRFGASSLLNDLLMQRTKLTTGTYSGPDYFTLD; from the coding sequence ATGACGGCGACAACGACGTCGGCCCGGTCGGAGCTCTCCGAGCTGGGACGATCCGAGACCGCTCTGCGGACCTTCCTGCACGGCCTGCCCGGCGTGGACCAGGTCGGCGCGGAGCAGCGGGCGGCACAGCTCGGCACCCGATCCATCAAGACCACCGCCAAGGCCCAGGCGATCGACCTGGCGATCCGGATGGTCGACCTGACCACGCTGGAGGGGGCGGACACCCCGGGCAAGGTGCGCGCGCTGGCCGCGAAGGCGCTGCGCCCGGACCCGGCCGACCCGTCCTGCCCGCACGTCGGGGCGGTCTGCGTCTACCCGGCCATGGTGCCGCACGTCGCCGAGGTGCTGCGCGGAAGCGCCGTGCACCTGGCCAGCGTCGCCACCGCCTTCCCGTCGGGACAGGCCCCGTTGGAGATCAAGCTCGCCGACACCCGGGCCGCCGTCGCGGCCGGCGCCGACGAGATCGACATGGTGATCAACCGGGGCGCCTTCCTGGCCGGGCGGTACAAGGAGGTCTACGACGAGATCGTGGCCACCAAGGAAGCCTGCGGGGACGCCCACCTCAAGGTCATCCTGGAGACCGGCGAACTGGCCACGTACGACAACGTGCGGCGCGCCTCCTGGCTGGCCATGCTGGCCGGCGGCGACTTCATCAAGACCTCCACCGGCAAGGTCCCGGTCGCGGCGACCCTGCCGGTGACCCTGGTGATGCTGGAAGCGGTCCGCGACTTCCGTGCCGCGACCGGGCGGCAGGTGGGCGTGAAGCCCGCCGGTGGCATCAAGACCACCAAGGACGCGATCAAGTACCTGGTGATGGTCAACGAGACCGTCGGCCCGGACTGGCTCGACCCGGACTGGTTCCGCTTCGGCGCGTCCAGCCTGCTCAACGACCTGCTGATGCAGCGCACCAAGCTGACGACCGGCACCTACTCCGGTCCCGACTACTTCACCCTGGACTGA
- the upp gene encoding uracil phosphoribosyltransferase: MDVHVIDHPLAQSRLTAMRDARTDSSTFRAALHELTTMLVYEAARTFPVERYPVQTPVTGTEGTRLANPPLLVPVLRAGLGMADAALGLLPESSMGFVGLARDEVTYEPRAYMESLPRDLAGLPVLVLDPMLATGGSLEHSCRLLAERGCTDITVLCVLAAPVGIERLERSGLPLRLVTASIDEGLNDSMFIVPGLGDAGDRQFGGMPRF, translated from the coding sequence GTGGACGTACACGTCATTGACCACCCGCTGGCCCAGTCCAGGTTGACCGCCATGCGGGACGCGCGCACCGATTCCTCGACGTTCCGGGCGGCGCTGCACGAACTGACCACCATGCTGGTGTACGAGGCGGCGCGTACCTTCCCCGTCGAGCGGTATCCGGTGCAGACGCCGGTCACCGGCACCGAGGGCACCCGGCTGGCCAACCCGCCGCTGCTGGTCCCGGTGCTGCGGGCTGGCCTGGGCATGGCGGACGCCGCGTTGGGCCTGCTGCCCGAGTCGTCGATGGGTTTCGTGGGCCTGGCCCGCGACGAGGTGACCTACGAGCCGCGCGCGTACATGGAGTCGCTGCCCCGCGACCTGGCCGGGCTGCCGGTGCTGGTGCTCGACCCGATGCTGGCCACCGGTGGCTCGCTGGAGCACTCCTGCCGGCTGCTGGCCGAGCGGGGCTGCACCGACATCACGGTGCTGTGTGTGCTCGCCGCCCCGGTCGGCATCGAGCGGCTGGAGCGCTCCGGCCTGCCGTTGCGCCTGGTCACGGCCTCGATCGACGAGGGGCTCAACGACAGCATGTTCATCGTCCCCGGGCTCGGGGACGCCGGTGACCGCCAGTTCGGCGGCATGCCCCGGTTCTGA
- a CDS encoding GPP34 family phosphoprotein — protein MTGVALAEELLLLAYDDTTGKATMPRISLDLGMAAAVLVELAIAGRIAYADGSLTVVDPTPTGEPVADEVLGRIAADTPHTPASWVQRLRHGLRDRILGDLCSQGVVRDVDETELGFIHVHRYPVVDASVEAEARQRLADALTGAAAPDERTAALATLVVVLRMETALGVGAEEVATARRRLEEIATGAGFSGQVSTDDSVVRPSVGLVVAALAGAVDAALGKRA, from the coding sequence ATGACTGGTGTTGCGCTCGCCGAGGAGTTGCTGCTTCTCGCCTACGACGACACGACCGGCAAGGCGACCATGCCGCGGATCAGCCTGGACCTCGGCATGGCCGCCGCGGTGCTGGTCGAGCTGGCCATCGCCGGCCGGATCGCGTACGCCGACGGCTCGTTGACAGTTGTCGACCCGACGCCCACCGGCGAGCCGGTCGCCGACGAGGTGCTGGGCCGGATCGCCGCCGACACCCCGCACACCCCGGCCTCGTGGGTGCAGCGCCTGCGGCACGGCCTGCGGGACCGGATCCTCGGTGATCTGTGCAGCCAGGGTGTGGTTCGGGACGTCGACGAGACCGAGCTGGGGTTCATCCACGTGCACCGTTATCCGGTGGTGGACGCCTCCGTCGAGGCGGAGGCCCGCCAGCGGCTGGCCGACGCACTGACCGGCGCGGCGGCCCCGGACGAGCGGACCGCCGCACTGGCCACCCTGGTCGTGGTGCTGCGGATGGAGACCGCGCTGGGCGTAGGTGCCGAGGAGGTCGCCACCGCTCGCCGACGGCTGGAGGAGATCGCCACCGGCGCGGGCTTCTCCGGTCAGGTGAGCACCGACGACTCGGTGGTCCGGCCGTCGGTCGGTCTGGTCGTCGCCGCGCTGGCCGGAGCGGTCGACGCGGCGCTCGGCAAGCGCGCCTGA
- a CDS encoding phospho-sugar mutase, producing MAADTTDIDDIREQARRWLADDPDPASRDELTAVLDGLPASAPELADRFAGPLTFGTAGLRGPLRAGPNGMNLAVVTQAAAGLVTWLAAQGGTGPLVIGYDARHGSRQFAERTAQVATGAGRPALLLPRPLPTPVLAYAVRQLGGVAGVMVTASHNPPQDNGYKVYLGAELGGALGAGAQIVPPADAGIEAAIRSVGPLTQVPLGRPGQVLGDDLVASYVERATAVIDPDGPRDLSVAYTPLHGVGAAVLTAAFARAGFPVPGIVPDQAEPDPAFPTVSFPNPEEPGAVDRLIALADATGADLAIANDPDADRCAVVVRQEPAGWRMLRGDEVGVLLADHLMRRGVTGLYATTIVSSSLLRAMCAARGLPYDETLTGFKWIVRAGGGSAPLVFGYEEALGYCVAPEHVRDKDGITAALTVAELAAGLKTQGRTLTDRLDELAAEFGVHHTDQLSARVDDLRVITDAMARIRAHTPTTLLGQPVDSVRDLLPEADVVILRTGSARVVIRPSGTEPKLKAYLEVVEPVTDGDVPAARSRAAQAVAGLRAEVGAALGL from the coding sequence ATGGCGGCGGACACCACTGACATCGACGACATTCGCGAGCAAGCTCGGCGCTGGCTGGCGGACGACCCCGACCCGGCCAGCCGGGACGAGCTGACGGCGGTGCTCGACGGGCTGCCGGCGAGCGCCCCGGAGCTGGCCGACCGGTTCGCCGGCCCGCTGACCTTCGGCACCGCGGGCCTGCGCGGCCCGCTGCGCGCCGGCCCGAACGGCATGAACCTCGCAGTGGTCACCCAGGCCGCCGCCGGCCTGGTCACCTGGCTCGCGGCCCAGGGCGGCACCGGCCCCCTGGTGATCGGGTACGACGCCCGGCACGGCTCCCGGCAGTTCGCCGAGCGCACCGCCCAGGTGGCCACCGGGGCCGGCCGGCCGGCGCTGCTGCTGCCCCGCCCGCTGCCCACCCCGGTGCTGGCGTACGCGGTGCGCCAGCTCGGCGGAGTCGCCGGTGTGATGGTCACGGCCAGCCACAACCCGCCCCAGGACAACGGCTACAAGGTCTACCTGGGGGCGGAGCTGGGCGGAGCACTGGGCGCCGGCGCCCAGATCGTGCCGCCTGCCGACGCCGGCATCGAGGCGGCCATCCGATCGGTCGGCCCGCTGACCCAGGTGCCGCTGGGCCGACCCGGGCAGGTGCTCGGCGACGACCTGGTCGCCTCGTACGTCGAGCGGGCCACCGCGGTGATCGACCCGGACGGGCCACGGGACCTGTCGGTGGCGTACACCCCTCTGCACGGGGTGGGTGCGGCGGTACTCACCGCCGCCTTCGCCCGCGCCGGTTTCCCGGTGCCCGGCATCGTCCCCGACCAGGCCGAACCGGACCCGGCGTTTCCTACCGTGTCCTTTCCCAATCCGGAGGAGCCGGGGGCGGTGGACCGGCTCATCGCCCTGGCCGACGCCACCGGCGCTGACCTCGCGATCGCCAACGACCCGGACGCCGACAGGTGCGCGGTGGTGGTCCGCCAGGAACCCGCCGGCTGGCGGATGCTGCGCGGCGACGAGGTGGGCGTGCTGCTCGCCGACCATCTGATGCGCCGAGGGGTGACCGGGCTCTACGCGACCACCATCGTGTCGTCGTCACTGCTGCGGGCGATGTGCGCGGCCCGGGGTCTGCCCTACGACGAGACGCTCACCGGCTTCAAGTGGATCGTGCGGGCCGGCGGCGGGAGCGCGCCCCTGGTGTTCGGCTACGAGGAGGCGCTGGGCTACTGCGTCGCACCGGAGCACGTCCGGGACAAGGACGGCATCACCGCCGCGCTGACCGTGGCCGAGCTGGCCGCCGGCCTCAAGACGCAGGGTCGCACCCTGACCGACCGGCTGGACGAGTTGGCCGCCGAGTTCGGCGTGCACCACACCGACCAGCTCTCCGCCCGGGTGGACGACCTGCGGGTGATCACCGACGCGATGGCCCGGATCCGCGCGCACACCCCGACCACCCTGCTCGGTCAACCGGTGGACAGCGTCCGGGACCTGCTGCCCGAGGCGGACGTGGTGATCCTGCGCACGGGGTCGGCCCGGGTGGTGATCCGCCCCTCCGGGACCGAGCCGAAGCTCAAGGCGTACCTCGAGGTGGTGGAGCCGGTCACCGACGGTGACGTCCCGGCGGCGCGCAGCCGGGCGGCGCAGGCCGTCGCCGGGCTGCGCGCCGAGGTCGGCGCCGCCCTCGGCCTCTGA